TCGACCAGATCGCGACGGCCCGGACGCGGGTGGCGCGATCGGGATAGGCCACCCGGATCATCGACATCGTCGAGGGCATCGCCATCGAGCCACCGACGGCGGACACCGCCCGGGCGAGGATCAGGGTGGTGGGGTCGCCGGCGAACGCCGCCCAACCGGAGGCCAACCCGAAGACCGCCAGCCCGACGACGAGGAACAACCGCCGCCCGAACCGGTCCCCCAACACCCCGGCCGACAGCAGCAGCGGGGCGACGACGAACGGGAACACGTCGATGATCCACAGCAGCTCGCCGGGTGTGGGGTCCAGGGCCCGCTGGATGGAGGGGGCCGCCACGTGCAGGACGGTGACGTCGATCGAGATGATGCCCAGCGCCGCGCACACCGTGGCCAGCACCAGGGCCGGGCGGGCCGGGCGCTTGACGGAGGGTGACGGGGACGCGGCGGTCACGCGGGTCAGACTAGGACCGGCATACCGGTTCGGTCTCGGGTTCCGGACCGGACCCCGACCATCGGGCGACCCCCGGGCCGCCGGGACCGTGGTGTTCACTGCGGGACATGTTCGTGATCGTCGTGGAGTACACCGCCGACCTGTCCGCCGTCGAACCCGTCATGCCGGCCCACATGGAGTGGGTGGACGAGCACTACCGGGCCGGGTTGTTCCTGGCCTCCGGGCGGCGGGTGCCCCGCACCGGTGGCGTCGTCCTGGCCCAGGGCGAACTGGCCGCGGTGGAGGCCGCGGTGGCCGCGGACCCGTTCACCACCGAGGGCGTGGCCCGGTCCACGATCATCGAGTTCACCCCGTCGCGGTTCGGTGGCCCGCTGGACACCGACGCCGTCCGGGCCGCCCTGGGGTGATGTCGTGGGCGGTGCGGACCGGGCGCGGACCGCGCCGCGGTGCCAGACTCGGCGGATGCGCAGCCGTCACATCAGCCGGGTCGTCGCGGCCGCCCCGGATGTCATCTACGCCTACGCCGCCGACCCGGATCACCTGCCGAACTGGGCGTCCGGGCTGGCCAGCAGCCCGGCGGTGCGGGACGGCGATGCCCTCGTCGTCGACTCCCCCATGGGCCGGGTCACCGTTCGGTTCGTCCCCCGCAACGATCTCGGCGTCCTGGACCATGACGTGACCCTGCCGTCCGGGGTGACCGTGACCAACCCGATGCGGGTGCTCCCCCACCCGGAAGGCGCCGAGATCCTGTTCACCGTCCGTCAGCTGGATGCCAGCGACCAGGAGTTCGACCAGGACGCGGCGCTCATCGAGGCGGACCTGCGGACCCTGGCCCGGTTGATCGAGGAACAGACCCTCGCGGTGGGCGACTGACCTGGCGTGGCTGACCGGCCGGACCCGGAAACGACGAAGCCCCGACGAGACCTGCGGTCTCGTCGGGGCTTTCGGTCGGGCTGACAGGATTTGAACCTGCGACCCCTTGACCCCCAGTCAAGTGCGCTACCAAGCTGCGCCACAGCCCGAACACCCGGCGAACCGGGCTCGAACAGCCTACCGCACGCCGGCGGCCGCTCGGTGCCGCCCGCCGCCGCTGCCGGGGTCGGACCCGGGCGCGACAGCCGTCCGGTCGATCGCGGCGTGCTGACCGGCGGCGTGCCGGGCAGGCTGGTCCGGGATGCGGGGGGCGGGGCGATCACCGGTGTCCGCCGACGAACCGGCCGCGCCCACCAGCATCTTCTCGTCGGCCGGGGCGGCCTCGACGGGTGCGGGCTCGCCGTCGTAGAGCACGACCTCGTCGTGGACGACCCGCTGGCCGCGGAAGAGCGAGACCACGGCGGCGATCAGCAGCATGGCGATGGCCACGCCGAAGGCGACGGTGAGGCCGTCCTTGAACGGGCCGGAGATGAGGCTCGGGAAGAACGTCTGCCCGGTCAGCGTCGCGGTGTCGACGCCCGGCATCGACGTGCCGCCGAGCAGGGTGGCGATCGGGTTGGCGCCGAGGAACGCGGCGAACAGGGTGCCGACCGGCGGGGTCTGGGCGATGGCGTCGGCGGTCCCGGCCGGGACGCCGTGCGCGGTCAGCCCGCCGTACAGCGCGGACGGCATGGAACTGGCCAGGCCGATGGCCATGAGGGTGAAGAACCCGCCCATCGACAGCACCTGGCCGGCGTTCATGCCGGTGGCCCGGATGCCGGCGGCGGCGCCACGCTCGGCCGCCGGGACGGCGTTCATGATCGCGGCGGCGTTCGGCGAGGCCATCAGGCCGGAACCGATGCCGTTGATCGCCAGCATGGTCGCGAACGCCGGATAGGAGAAGTCGGCCGGCAGCATCAGCAGCCCGACGAAGCTGGCCGCCTGGATGAGCAGGCCGCCGGTGGCGAAGGCTCGGGCGCCGTAGCGGTCGGACAGGTAACCGGACACCGGTCCGGCGACCAGGAAGCCGACGGTCAGCGGCAGCATGTAGATGCCGGCCCACAACGGGGTCTGCTCGAAGTCGTAGCCGTGCAGCGGCAGCCAGATGCCCTGCAGCCAGATGATCAGCACGAACTGCAGCCCACCGCGGGACATCGCCGACAGCAGGTTGACGATGTTGCCGGCGGTGAACGCGCGGATGCGGAACAGTCGCAGGTCCATCATCGGCTCGGCAACCCGCATCTGGACGGCCACGAACACGCCCAGTAGCACGACGCCCAGGACGAGCAGGCCGACGACGGTCGGGCTGGTCCAACCCATGGTGTGGCCGCCATAGGGCTGCAGGCCGTAGGTGATGGCGACCAGGATGGCGATGAGGCCGAACCCGAACGTCACGTTGCCCCACCAGTCGACGGTCACCTTGCGCGCGGCCCCGGCCGGCTTCGGCGCATCGTGCAGGTGCCGGTAGCCCATGTAGGTGCCCCACAGCCCGATCGGCACGCTGACCCAGAACACCGCACGCCAGTCCCACTCGGACAGCACGCCGCCGATGATCAGACCGAGGAACGAGCCGGCCAGCCCGGCGACCTGGTTGATGCCGAGGGCGAACCCGCGACGGTCGGCCGGGAAGGTGTCGGTGATGATCGCGGCCGAGTTGGCGGTCAGCATCGCGCCACCGACGCCCTGCAGGATGCGCAGACCGATGAGTTCCCAGGCGCCGGCGGTGCCGGTGTTGGGCAGCAACGCGCAGGCGATCGAGCCGACGGAGAAGATCGCGAAGCCGAGGTTGAAGAGCTTGGCCCGGCCGTACTGGTCACCCAGCCGGCCGAAGGTGACCACCAGGACGGCGGTGACCAGCAGGTAGCCCATCAGCATCCACAGCAGCAGCGAGATGTTCTGCGGGGCCAGCGGATCCAGGCCGAGGCCGGCGAAGATCGCCGGCAGCGAAATCAGCAGGATGGACGAATTGAGCATCGCGGCGAGGATGCCGACGGTCGTCAGGCCGAGGGCCACTCGCCGTTCGTGGGCGACCGAGTGGGTCGTGGGCACAGTGCGCACGGGAATCCTTCAGGAAGCGGAACGGGTGTCAGGTGGCTTCCCGGACGGCGGCGCTGCCCTCCGAGATCGTTAGCCAGTCTAACAACTATTTCGCTTCGCTAACAACCCCCGGTCATCGCGAACGGCGAAGGCCCCGGGTCACTGACGTGACCCGGGGCCTTCGCGGACGGAAAGCGACTACTTGCGCCCGCGCTTCTCCCGCACCCGGACGTTCACGCGCACCGGCGAGCCGGTGAACGAGAAGTCCTCGCGCAGCCGACGCTCGATGAACCGGCGGTACCCGGCCTCCAGAAAACCGGTGGTGAACAGCACGAACGTCGGCGGCCGGTTCGCGGCCTGGGTCGCGAAGAGCACCCGCGGCTGCCGGCCACCCCGGACCGGCGGCGGGGTCGCGGCGATGAGCTCCCCCAGCCACGAGTTCAACCGGCCGGTCGGCACGCGCCGGTCCCACGACTCCAGCGCGGTCCGCAGCGCCGGGGCGATGCGATGCACGCCCCGCCCGGTCTCGGCCGAGATGTTGAGCTGCTGGGCCCAGGG
This genomic stretch from Nakamurella flava harbors:
- a CDS encoding MFS transporter — its product is MRTVPTTHSVAHERRVALGLTTVGILAAMLNSSILLISLPAIFAGLGLDPLAPQNISLLLWMLMGYLLVTAVLVVTFGRLGDQYGRAKLFNLGFAIFSVGSIACALLPNTGTAGAWELIGLRILQGVGGAMLTANSAAIITDTFPADRRGFALGINQVAGLAGSFLGLIIGGVLSEWDWRAVFWVSVPIGLWGTYMGYRHLHDAPKPAGAARKVTVDWWGNVTFGFGLIAILVAITYGLQPYGGHTMGWTSPTVVGLLVLGVVLLGVFVAVQMRVAEPMMDLRLFRIRAFTAGNIVNLLSAMSRGGLQFVLIIWLQGIWLPLHGYDFEQTPLWAGIYMLPLTVGFLVAGPVSGYLSDRYGARAFATGGLLIQAASFVGLLMLPADFSYPAFATMLAINGIGSGLMASPNAAAIMNAVPAAERGAAAGIRATGMNAGQVLSMGGFFTLMAIGLASSMPSALYGGLTAHGVPAGTADAIAQTPPVGTLFAAFLGANPIATLLGGTSMPGVDTATLTGQTFFPSLISGPFKDGLTVAFGVAIAMLLIAAVVSLFRGQRVVHDEVVLYDGEPAPVEAAPADEKMLVGAAGSSADTGDRPAPRIPDQPARHAAGQHAAIDRTAVAPGSDPGSGGGRHRAAAGVR
- a CDS encoding YciI family protein, with protein sequence MFVIVVEYTADLSAVEPVMPAHMEWVDEHYRAGLFLASGRRVPRTGGVVLAQGELAAVEAAVAADPFTTEGVARSTIIEFTPSRFGGPLDTDAVRAALG
- a CDS encoding SRPBCC family protein, with the translated sequence MRSRHISRVVAAAPDVIYAYAADPDHLPNWASGLASSPAVRDGDALVVDSPMGRVTVRFVPRNDLGVLDHDVTLPSGVTVTNPMRVLPHPEGAEILFTVRQLDASDQEFDQDAALIEADLRTLARLIEEQTLAVGD